The Hippoglossus hippoglossus isolate fHipHip1 chromosome 2, fHipHip1.pri, whole genome shotgun sequence genome includes a region encoding these proteins:
- the LOC117778284 gene encoding ankyrin repeat domain-containing protein SOWAHC-like, which yields MGNTESFWGARRESKKEQASHAPAVPEISVTEASPVSAEGFVFPLPSPETTGSTGQADSDTAAHIHVVSGCGNPEGSRQPETDDADDEGPFDTCSLSGSEGNSSRQHFIQVMMDRSPQVRRSMVLRRSLYLPSRSDSDSVSMLSSILDEDRTAVTLDPLEHEWMMCASDGEWGSLNRLLATDPSLILRKDFVSGFTCLHWAAKLGNPELIAHVINFAKQYNIPINIDVRSNTGYTPLHIAAMHNHMEVVKILVGAYNADVEIRDYSGRKACQYLTDIVSVDIRDIIGAYEQSNSENTDCRDRGLWRFSKVLQSNLRPLRLLNPSDWDSVDGQGRIWQKPLRRMSSLSRMRPKLQRLRLRTSQIVHSTSFRDTEELDGSGEGFCKPRPKTHFFG from the coding sequence ATGGGGAACACAGAAAGCTTCTGGGGAGCGAGGAGGGAATCCAAGAAGGAGCAGGCGAGCCACGCACCGGCGGTGCCGGAAATCTCAGTGACCGAAGCGTCGCCTGTCTCTGCAGAGGGGTTTGTGTTCCCCCTGCCCAGCCCCGAAACGACTGGCAGCACGGGACAGGCGGATTCAGATACTGCAGCGCATATTCATGTTGTGAGCGGCTGCGGGAACCCTGAAGGATCCAGGCAGCCTGAGACAGACGACGCGGACGATGAGGGACCGTTTGACACTTGCAGTCTCAGTGGCAGTGAAGGTAACAGCAGCCGCCAACACTTCATCCAGGTGATGATGGACAGATCCCCCCAGGTGAGGCGCAGCATGGTGCTGCGCAGGTCACTTTACCTGCCCTCTCGGAGTGACAGCGACTCAGTCTCCATGCTCTCCTCCATCCTGGACGAAGACAGGACCGCGGTCACCCTGGACCCTCTGGAACATGAGTGGATGATGTGTGCTTCCGACGGTGAGTGGGGCAGCTTGAACCGCCTCCTCGCCACAGACCCCAGTCTTATCCTGAGGAAGGATTTCGTGTCCGGGTTCACCTGCCTGCACTGGGCCGCCAAACTTGGCAACCCTGAGCTCATAGCGCATGTTATTAACTTCGCCAAGCAGTACAACATCCCAATCAATATTGATGTTCGATCCAACACTGGCTACACGCCGCTGCACATAGCTGCTATGCACAACCACATGGAGGTGGTGAAGATCCTGGTGGGTGCCTATAATGCTGATGTGGAGATCAGAGACTATAGTGGAAGGAAGGCCTGCCAGTACCTTACTGACATTGTAAGTGTGGACATACGGGACATCATAGGAGCTTACGAGCAATCGAACTCCGAGAACACTGACTGCAGGGACAGAGGCCTTTGGAGGTTCTCCAAGGTTCTCCAATCTAACCTCAGGCCCCTCAGGCTGCTGAACCCAAGTGACTGGGACTCTGTCGATGGGCAGGGTCGAATCTGGCAGAAGCCCCTGAGGAGGATGTCTTCTCTCAGCAGGATGAGGCCCAAACTGCAGCGGCTCCGCTTGAGGACATCACAGATTGTCCACAGCACCTCTTTCCGTGATACAGAAGAGTTGGACGGGTCTGGGGAAGGCTTCTGTAAGCCCAGACCGAAGACACATTTCTTTGGGTGA
- the LOC117778276 gene encoding dynein regulatory complex subunit 4-like isoform X2: MKGHIAHLREELDREREERDYFQLEKGTILLSENTQRELQEIKDELKNLEKVIREDERRHQVEIKVLRQKMKHHLCEHQNTISELSANALVSTETQQKEQHKLETELHKRMKAIKVEIEEINDEYLVKELELKHAEEMTKLRDKLEKQLTETEAVYEEKMTLLLQELDNMRKNELSEREDKWNSHIDGLISDHNKALSEASELGKDLQQVVDGNDSLKTQIKAMKMKQKQKNKDLIPVLCDDKRLAENLSKDKEEIIEKKKKMKHSGMEKDTKEKIIVKKMNDLKQDHETLKEKFNKLQLEKDELYKTHSIQEVQHKADLKKTQLETKLKALADSLEETKARLQSVLSAANMDQTALCEVLNNIEENLDSNNNNIKILRYKKVQISKAHGDLLLYYKAKLKALGVPVE; this comes from the exons ATGAAGGGACACATTGCGCACCTCCGAGAGGAGCTGGAtcgagagagggaggagagagactaCTTTCAGCTGGAGAAAGGCACGATTCTCCTctctgagaacacacagagagagctaCAGGAGATAAAAGATGAACTAAAAAACCTAGAAAAGGTCATAAGAGAGGATGAGCGGCGCCACCAAGTAGAGATCAAG GTGTTGAGGCAGAAGATGAAGCACCACCTTTGTGAACACCAGAACACGATCTCTGAGTTGAGCGCAAACGCTTTAGTCTCAactgaaacacagcaaaaaGAGCAACACAAATTAGAGACTGAGCTTCATAAGAGAATGAAGGCCATCAAGGTCGAGATCGAGGAGATTAACGATGAATACCTCGTCAAGGAGCTTGAACTG AAACACGCAGAAGAAATGACTAAACTGAGGGACAAATTGGAGAAGCAACTCACAG AAACTGAAGCTGTGTATGAGGAGAAGATGACGTTACTGCTACAAGAGCTGGACAACATGAGGAAAAATGAGCTCAGTGAGAGAGAAGATAAGTGGAACAGCCACATCGATGGTCTCATATCAGACCACAACAAGGCTCTCAGTGAAGCGAGTGAGCTGGGTAAAGACTTACAACAGGTTGTGGATGGGAATGATTCACTCAAG aCACAAATCAAAGCAATGAAGATGAAACAGAAGCAAAAGAACAAGGACCTGATCCCTGTTTTGTGTGATGACAAACGTCTTGCTGAGAATCTTTCAAAAGATAAAGAGGAAATcattgaaaagaagaaaaagatgaaacacaGCGGAATGGAAAAG GACACCAAAGAAAAGATCATAGTAAAGAAGATGAATGATCTAAAACAGGATCACGAGACGCTGAAAGAGAAATTCAACAAG CTTCAGCTTGAGAAGGACGAGCTGTACAAGACGCACTCTATTCAGGAGGTGCAGCATAAAGCAGATCTGAAGAAGACGCAGCTGGAAACGAAGCTGAAAGCGCTCGCAGACAGTCTGGAGGAGACAAAGGCTCGGCTCCAGTCTGTGCTATCTGCCGCTAACATGGACCAAACAGCCCTTTGTGAGGTCCTAAACAACATCGAG GAAAACCTTGACTCCAACAATAATAACATCAAGATCTTACGGTATAAAAAAGTTCAGATTTCCAAG GCGCATGGGGATTTGCTGCTGTACTATAAGGCCAAGCTAAAGGCCCTTGGTGTCCCAGTGGAGTAG
- the LOC117778276 gene encoding dynein regulatory complex subunit 4-like isoform X1 has translation MNYLPQMLQMKGHIAHLREELDREREERDYFQLEKGTILLSENTQRELQEIKDELKNLEKVIREDERRHQVEIKVLRQKMKHHLCEHQNTISELSANALVSTETQQKEQHKLETELHKRMKAIKVEIEEINDEYLVKELELKHAEEMTKLRDKLEKQLTETEAVYEEKMTLLLQELDNMRKNELSEREDKWNSHIDGLISDHNKALSEASELGKDLQQVVDGNDSLKTQIKAMKMKQKQKNKDLIPVLCDDKRLAENLSKDKEEIIEKKKKMKHSGMEKDTKEKIIVKKMNDLKQDHETLKEKFNKLQLEKDELYKTHSIQEVQHKADLKKTQLETKLKALADSLEETKARLQSVLSAANMDQTALCEVLNNIEENLDSNNNNIKILRYKKVQISKAHGDLLLYYKAKLKALGVPVE, from the exons ATGAAGGGACACATTGCGCACCTCCGAGAGGAGCTGGAtcgagagagggaggagagagactaCTTTCAGCTGGAGAAAGGCACGATTCTCCTctctgagaacacacagagagagctaCAGGAGATAAAAGATGAACTAAAAAACCTAGAAAAGGTCATAAGAGAGGATGAGCGGCGCCACCAAGTAGAGATCAAG GTGTTGAGGCAGAAGATGAAGCACCACCTTTGTGAACACCAGAACACGATCTCTGAGTTGAGCGCAAACGCTTTAGTCTCAactgaaacacagcaaaaaGAGCAACACAAATTAGAGACTGAGCTTCATAAGAGAATGAAGGCCATCAAGGTCGAGATCGAGGAGATTAACGATGAATACCTCGTCAAGGAGCTTGAACTG AAACACGCAGAAGAAATGACTAAACTGAGGGACAAATTGGAGAAGCAACTCACAG AAACTGAAGCTGTGTATGAGGAGAAGATGACGTTACTGCTACAAGAGCTGGACAACATGAGGAAAAATGAGCTCAGTGAGAGAGAAGATAAGTGGAACAGCCACATCGATGGTCTCATATCAGACCACAACAAGGCTCTCAGTGAAGCGAGTGAGCTGGGTAAAGACTTACAACAGGTTGTGGATGGGAATGATTCACTCAAG aCACAAATCAAAGCAATGAAGATGAAACAGAAGCAAAAGAACAAGGACCTGATCCCTGTTTTGTGTGATGACAAACGTCTTGCTGAGAATCTTTCAAAAGATAAAGAGGAAATcattgaaaagaagaaaaagatgaaacacaGCGGAATGGAAAAG GACACCAAAGAAAAGATCATAGTAAAGAAGATGAATGATCTAAAACAGGATCACGAGACGCTGAAAGAGAAATTCAACAAG CTTCAGCTTGAGAAGGACGAGCTGTACAAGACGCACTCTATTCAGGAGGTGCAGCATAAAGCAGATCTGAAGAAGACGCAGCTGGAAACGAAGCTGAAAGCGCTCGCAGACAGTCTGGAGGAGACAAAGGCTCGGCTCCAGTCTGTGCTATCTGCCGCTAACATGGACCAAACAGCCCTTTGTGAGGTCCTAAACAACATCGAG GAAAACCTTGACTCCAACAATAATAACATCAAGATCTTACGGTATAAAAAAGTTCAGATTTCCAAG GCGCATGGGGATTTGCTGCTGTACTATAAGGCCAAGCTAAAGGCCCTTGGTGTCCCAGTGGAGTAG